In a single window of the Prochlorococcus marinus str. GP2 genome:
- the hemH gene encoding ferrochelatase, whose product MSKIGVLLMNLGGPERITDVGPFLYNLFSDPEIIRTPFPAFQKPLAWLISTLRSTTSQQAYLSIGGGSPIRRITEQQARELQSKLRNKGLNATTYIAMRYWHPFTESAIADMKADGIDQIVVIPLYPHFSISTSGSSFRELKKLRDSDNDFKKIPMRCVRSWFSQSGYLKSMVELISEQISLCESPSNAHIFFTAHGVPKSYVEEAGDPYKQQIEDCSLLIINELEKYLGHSNPHTLSYQSRVGPVEWLKPYTEEVLTDLGKSNVNDLVVVPISFVGEHIETLQEIDIEYKEIAEKAGIKNFRRVKALNTHPTFIEGLSDLVISCLDGPLVNIEEASQLPEKVKLYPQEKWQWGWNNSSEVWNGRVAMIVFLVLFIELILGSGPLHRLGIL is encoded by the coding sequence ATGAGCAAAATAGGCGTCTTACTAATGAATTTAGGAGGGCCTGAGCGCATTACAGATGTTGGCCCATTCTTATACAATCTTTTTTCTGATCCAGAAATAATCAGGACTCCTTTTCCTGCATTTCAAAAGCCTTTGGCTTGGTTGATATCTACTCTCAGAAGTACTACTTCACAACAGGCTTATCTTTCTATAGGTGGTGGATCGCCCATAAGAAGAATAACTGAACAACAAGCCAGAGAATTGCAATCTAAGTTGAGAAATAAAGGATTAAATGCTACTACCTACATAGCTATGAGGTATTGGCATCCTTTTACGGAATCAGCTATTGCTGACATGAAAGCAGATGGTATAGATCAAATTGTTGTTATTCCTTTGTATCCACATTTTTCAATAAGTACAAGTGGTTCAAGCTTTAGGGAATTAAAGAAATTGCGAGACTCTGATAATGACTTTAAAAAAATCCCTATGAGATGTGTAAGAAGTTGGTTTAGTCAATCAGGTTATTTAAAGTCAATGGTTGAATTGATCTCTGAACAAATTTCACTTTGTGAATCACCTTCCAATGCGCATATTTTTTTCACTGCTCATGGAGTTCCTAAGAGTTATGTAGAGGAGGCTGGAGACCCCTATAAACAACAAATTGAAGATTGCTCTTTATTGATAATAAATGAGCTGGAAAAATATTTAGGACATAGTAACCCTCATACACTTTCTTATCAAAGTAGAGTTGGTCCAGTTGAATGGTTGAAACCTTATACAGAAGAGGTGTTAACTGATCTTGGAAAGTCAAATGTTAATGATTTAGTAGTGGTACCAATAAGTTTTGTTGGAGAGCATATTGAGACGTTGCAAGAAATTGACATTGAGTATAAAGAAATTGCTGAAAAAGCTGGTATCAAAAACTTTCGTAGAGTAAAAGCTTTAAATACACATCCTACTTTTATTGAAGGTCTCAGTGATCTGGTGATTTCTTGTTTAGACGGGCCATTGGTAAATATAGAGGAGGCTTCTCAGTTGCCTGAAAAAGTTAAACTTTACCCCCAGGAGAAATGGCAATGGGGTTGGAATAATAGTTCAGAGGTTTGGAATGGAAGGGTTGCTATGATTGTTTTTCTTGTACTTTTTATTGAACTTATCTTAGGCTCTGGACCTTTGCACAGGTTAGGAATTTTGTAA
- a CDS encoding site-specific integrase — protein sequence MHIIQEINNINDNFATQGSKLRIEKRGEKLNIRGLLPSKKDKRNFKDQRISLGLKADILGLEEAKKKLQLINLQLELNQFDWINWISSSNQKEIKNDFEFPNKLNQFEEFFFKESKNVYLSSTRKTTWRSSYKPYLKRILSIYRAQSNKDLVKIFEKTLESYKESSRSRKQCATSLSVLAKFLDVKLPEDWKLNSRGYGLNKAGFRDLPKDELIEKIWETIPNKSWRFVFGLMATYGLRNHEVFFCDLSSLTNFGDKIIRVLPTTKTGEHQVWPFHPEWVEKFELSKLGENPELLPNINRDLKVTTLQNIGKKITDQFKRYSLQIKPYDLRHAWAVRTIFYDLPDTVAARMMGHSVSLHTQTYHHWITKRDQQQAVNNALLKVKRAKNF from the coding sequence ATGCACATAATTCAGGAAATTAATAATATCAATGATAATTTTGCTACTCAAGGAAGCAAACTTAGGATTGAAAAGAGGGGGGAGAAATTAAATATTAGAGGTTTACTGCCTTCAAAAAAAGATAAAAGGAACTTTAAAGATCAGAGAATATCTCTTGGTTTAAAAGCTGATATTTTGGGATTAGAGGAGGCTAAAAAAAAATTACAATTAATAAATTTGCAACTTGAATTAAATCAATTTGACTGGATTAATTGGATAAGCTCCTCTAATCAAAAAGAAATAAAAAATGATTTTGAATTTCCAAATAAATTAAATCAATTTGAGGAATTTTTTTTTAAAGAAAGTAAAAATGTATATTTAAGTAGTACTAGAAAAACTACTTGGAGAAGTTCTTACAAGCCATATTTAAAAAGAATCCTGAGCATATATAGAGCTCAAAGCAATAAAGATTTAGTAAAAATATTTGAAAAAACACTTGAAAGTTACAAGGAAAGTAGTAGAAGCAGGAAACAATGCGCTACTTCTCTTAGTGTTTTGGCTAAGTTTTTGGACGTTAAACTACCCGAAGATTGGAAATTAAATTCTAGAGGATATGGTCTGAACAAAGCAGGATTTAGGGATCTCCCTAAAGACGAGTTGATAGAGAAAATTTGGGAGACGATACCAAACAAATCTTGGAGATTTGTTTTTGGATTGATGGCTACATATGGATTAAGAAATCATGAAGTATTTTTTTGTGATTTAAGTTCTCTAACTAATTTTGGGGACAAAATTATTCGAGTTTTACCAACAACTAAAACTGGAGAACATCAAGTTTGGCCATTTCATCCTGAATGGGTGGAAAAGTTCGAATTATCAAAACTTGGTGAAAATCCAGAACTACTTCCAAATATTAATAGAGACCTTAAAGTTACAACCTTACAAAATATTGGGAAAAAAATTACAGACCAGTTTAAGCGTTACTCTTTACAAATAAAACCTTATGATCTAAGGCATGCTTGGGCTGTAAGAACAATTTTTTATGATTTACCTGATACTGTTGCTGCCAGAATGATGGGACATTCGGTTAGTTTACATACTCAAACTTATCACCACTGGATTACTAAAAGAGATCAACAACAAGCAGTAAATAATGCTCTTTTAAAAGTTAAAAGAGCTAAAAATTTTTAA
- the pgeF gene encoding peptidoglycan editing factor PgeF: MPYKEIYFSKAEIFIQHKKFEYYSSPVLSQNNFKHAFFTKSSSEKFLQLLGNHFNENYTNCVSNQIHSNVIVFGSHSEEGIKTDADGLVNNKCNQNLWVYTADCMPIFFADKRTRNVATLHCGRKGLEKKIIKNMVKIFDNFGTYRDDLLVAIGPAISKEHYLVDKVTLKEFYRKAENKNITVNWTKTESDLCFSDLNHFKEQNLNHIDLKKSAYRQLLNENILNTNIDISNLCTYKLKNEFNSWRRSKTISRQWNCICSQR, from the coding sequence ATTCCTTACAAAGAAATATATTTCTCAAAAGCTGAAATATTTATTCAACACAAGAAATTTGAGTATTATTCATCACCTGTCCTTAGTCAAAATAATTTCAAACATGCCTTCTTTACGAAGTCTAGCTCTGAGAAATTTCTTCAATTATTAGGAAATCACTTTAATGAAAACTACACAAATTGTGTTTCTAATCAAATTCACAGTAATGTGATAGTGTTCGGATCTCATTCGGAAGAAGGGATTAAGACTGATGCAGATGGTCTTGTTAATAATAAATGCAATCAAAACTTATGGGTTTATACAGCTGATTGTATGCCAATATTTTTTGCTGATAAAAGGACAAGAAATGTAGCGACCTTGCATTGTGGAAGAAAAGGTTTAGAAAAAAAAATTATAAAAAATATGGTTAAAATTTTCGATAACTTTGGGACATATAGAGATGACTTACTTGTTGCAATAGGACCTGCGATTTCTAAGGAACATTATTTAGTTGATAAAGTTACACTCAAAGAATTTTATAGAAAGGCCGAAAACAAAAACATAACCGTCAATTGGACTAAAACTGAAAGTGATCTATGTTTTAGTGATTTAAATCACTTCAAAGAGCAAAACTTAAATCATATTGATCTTAAAAAATCTGCCTATAGACAACTTTTAAATGAGAACATTCTTAATACGAATATAGACATCTCAAATTTATGCACATACAAATTAAAAAATGAATTTAATTCCTGGAGAAGGAGCAAAACAATCTCGAGACAATGGAATTGTATTTGCTCACAGAGATAG
- the ilvB gene encoding biosynthetic-type acetolactate synthase large subunit, whose amino-acid sequence MTLTSRSLSKDNSKNENPIWITGADALMDSLKIHGVKVIFGYPGGAILPIYDAVHKAEKDGWLKHYMVRHEQGGSHAADGYARSTGDVGVCFGTSGPGATNLVTGIATAQMDSVPLVVVTGQVPRPAIGTDAFQETDIFGITLPIVKHSWVIRDPSDIARIVSEAFFIASSGRPGPVLIDIPKDVGQEFFHYQRVLPGEIIPKGFKRNGDINDCDIKKAIKLIEDSERPLLYVGGGAISSGAHDEIRTLAKNYQIPVTTTLMGKGAFDEKDNLSVGMLGMHGTAYANFAVTDCDLLIAIGSRFDDRVTGKLNTFAPNAKVIHIDIDPAEVNKNRRVDVAIISDVKKAVSRINEKSLNNKFACQTKNWLEKIDYWKNKHPLYDPPKDGEIYPQEVLLTVREILPEAYVTTDVGQHQMWAAQYLRNSPRKWISSAGLGTMGFGLPAAIGVKAALPNSDVICIAGDASVLMNIQELGTLSQYGLNVKLIIINNRWQGMVRQWQESFYNERYSSSDMSCGEPNFVKLAESFGVKGYLISDRKQLQNQLQHAFDHNGPALINVLVRRGENCYPMVPPGKSNAQMVGYVNSEE is encoded by the coding sequence GTGACTCTTACTTCGAGATCCTTGTCAAAGGATAATTCAAAAAATGAAAACCCCATTTGGATAACAGGTGCAGATGCACTAATGGACTCTCTAAAAATTCATGGGGTAAAGGTTATATTTGGATACCCTGGAGGAGCCATACTCCCTATTTATGATGCTGTTCATAAAGCAGAAAAAGACGGTTGGTTGAAGCACTACATGGTGAGACATGAACAAGGAGGATCTCATGCTGCTGATGGATATGCTAGATCGACTGGTGATGTAGGAGTGTGTTTTGGAACTTCAGGTCCAGGGGCAACAAATTTAGTAACGGGAATTGCCACTGCTCAAATGGATTCAGTACCTTTAGTAGTTGTTACGGGACAAGTCCCAAGACCTGCTATAGGGACTGATGCCTTTCAAGAAACTGATATTTTTGGAATAACTCTTCCAATCGTTAAGCATTCATGGGTTATAAGAGACCCCTCAGATATAGCAAGAATAGTTTCTGAAGCTTTTTTTATAGCATCTTCTGGAAGACCCGGCCCCGTTTTAATTGATATACCAAAGGACGTGGGTCAGGAATTCTTTCATTACCAAAGAGTTTTACCTGGGGAGATTATTCCTAAAGGATTTAAAAGAAATGGAGATATTAATGATTGCGATATAAAAAAAGCTATAAAATTAATAGAGGACTCTGAGAGACCTCTTTTATATGTTGGCGGTGGTGCAATATCTTCAGGGGCGCATGATGAGATAAGAACTTTGGCAAAGAATTATCAAATACCAGTTACAACAACTTTAATGGGGAAAGGCGCTTTTGATGAAAAAGATAATTTATCAGTTGGGATGTTAGGAATGCATGGAACTGCTTATGCGAACTTTGCAGTTACGGATTGTGATCTTTTAATAGCTATTGGTTCTAGGTTTGATGATAGGGTTACTGGGAAATTGAATACTTTTGCTCCTAATGCAAAAGTCATTCATATAGATATTGACCCAGCAGAAGTTAATAAAAATAGGCGTGTAGACGTTGCAATTATTTCTGATGTTAAAAAAGCTGTAAGTAGAATTAATGAAAAATCTCTTAATAACAAATTTGCTTGTCAAACGAAAAACTGGTTAGAAAAAATTGATTATTGGAAAAATAAACATCCTTTATATGACCCTCCTAAAGATGGTGAAATTTATCCTCAGGAAGTTCTTTTAACAGTTAGAGAAATTTTGCCAGAAGCTTATGTAACTACAGATGTAGGCCAACATCAGATGTGGGCTGCTCAATACCTTAGGAATTCACCAAGAAAATGGATTAGTAGTGCAGGCTTAGGTACTATGGGTTTTGGATTGCCAGCTGCAATTGGAGTGAAGGCTGCCTTACCTAATTCAGATGTAATTTGCATAGCAGGAGATGCAAGCGTTTTAATGAATATTCAAGAATTAGGTACATTGTCCCAATATGGTTTAAACGTAAAGTTGATCATAATTAATAATCGCTGGCAAGGGATGGTAAGGCAATGGCAGGAAAGTTTCTACAATGAAAGGTATTCCTCATCGGACATGAGTTGTGGTGAACCTAATTTTGTAAAACTTGCTGAGTCTTTCGGAGTTAAGGGATACCTAATTTCTGATAGAAAACAGTTACAAAATCAATTACAACATGCATTTGATCATAATGGTCCTGCCTTAATTAATGTTCTAGTTAGAAGAGGTGAAAATTGTTATCCAATGGTACCTCCTGGGAAAAGTAACGCACAAATGGTTGGATATGTTAATTCTGAAGAATGA